A single genomic interval of Alistipes provencensis harbors:
- a CDS encoding tyrosine-protein phosphatase: MNLWPFRKRVSLQDSGIFSGFTDWHSHILPGVDDGVRTMGESLEILHLYEKLGVKSVWLTPHIMEDIPNTSAHLRERFAELRAAYKGGVQLHLAAENMLDGLFEERLEKNDLLPLGENGDHLLVETSYFNPPMDLFGTLERIKVKGYYPVLAHPERYVYMDRNVYQQLKEWNVSFQLNLPSLGNAYGMEVRRKAEWLLKNSFYHLTGMDTHRMYQKMASCIIPKEIVVALKNNILH, translated from the coding sequence ATGAATCTCTGGCCATTCAGAAAACGTGTTTCATTGCAGGACAGCGGTATTTTCAGCGGGTTCACCGACTGGCACTCGCACATTCTGCCGGGGGTGGACGACGGCGTGCGGACGATGGGGGAGTCTTTGGAGATTCTGCATCTGTACGAAAAGCTGGGAGTAAAATCCGTATGGCTCACGCCGCACATCATGGAGGACATTCCCAATACCTCCGCTCATCTGCGGGAGCGGTTCGCGGAACTGCGGGCCGCTTACAAGGGAGGCGTGCAATTGCATCTTGCGGCCGAAAACATGCTCGACGGCCTTTTTGAGGAGAGGCTGGAAAAGAACGACCTGCTGCCATTGGGTGAAAATGGGGACCACCTGTTGGTCGAGACCAGTTATTTCAATCCGCCGATGGACCTATTCGGCACGTTGGAACGGATCAAGGTCAAAGGTTACTATCCAGTTCTCGCACACCCGGAACGGTATGTCTATATGGATAGGAATGTATACCAGCAACTGAAAGAATGGAATGTTTCGTTCCAACTTAACTTGCCCTCACTTGGCAATGCATATGGCATGGAAGTAAGAAGGAAGGCTGAATGGTTACTGAAGAATAGCTTTTATCATCTTACAGGTATGGACACGCACCGGATGTATCAAAAAATGGCATCCTGTATAATCCCGAAAGAAATCGTAGTAGCATTGAAGAACAATATATTACATTAA
- a CDS encoding GumC family protein, with protein sequence MSINQKRPTQADDFIRIQDLLYLCLSEWKWFVLSLAVTVGTAVFYLLRTPPVYTRTASVLIKDDSKGKSVSSDLESFSEFGLFQSSTNVNNELIALQSPAVMTEVVKRLQLDMNYTVPGRFHRRVAYGPTLPVSVSINDLSEKESAGFTLRVQPDSTVHLTDFTRNGNEFDDEISGKLSDTITTPLGILRIEATPYYKSKEPYTLYVFRSSLHGTVGQYSSNLSVALSNEKTSIVNLTFKDYSIQRAEDILNTLISVYNENWVKDKNQIAISTSMFINERLRVIERELGNVDEDISSYKSEHLLPDVQAASSMYMAQSSQTNALILTLNNQLYMTRYIRNYLTNDANKNQLLPANSGIESTNIESQIAEYNKQLLQRNSLVANSSTQNPLVVDMDQALTAMRHAIVQSIDNQIVTLNAQIESLQQSEQQTTSRIAANPTQAKYLLSVERQQKVKEALYLFLLQKREENELSQAFTAYNTRIVTPPGGSMLPTAPVRKNILLVAIALGLFIPIVIIFLRENMNTRIRGRKDLESVTVPFIGEIPLFTRRKTGLFKNKTADVKAVVVREGCRDIINEAFRVLRTNLEFMTGKDKKSNVIVITSFNPGSGKSFLTMNIAVSLAIKKKKVLVIDGDLRHGSSSAYVGSPKPGLSDYLNGRVERLTDIIVTDTNHKYLNILPVGTIPPNPTELLFDDRLKQTIDTVREQYDYILIDCPPIELVADTQIIEKLADRTIFVIRAGLLERSMLVELEKIYDEKKYKNMSMILNGTEGVGGRYGYRYGYRYGYHYGYGSGYHYGSDETRGGEMAGY encoded by the coding sequence ATGTCCATCAATCAAAAAAGGCCGACGCAGGCAGATGATTTCATCCGAATACAGGATTTATTGTATCTATGCCTGTCCGAATGGAAATGGTTTGTCTTGTCATTGGCTGTGACGGTCGGCACTGCCGTCTTCTACCTGTTGCGAACCCCTCCGGTTTATACCCGGACAGCATCGGTCCTGATCAAAGACGACTCGAAAGGCAAATCGGTTTCTTCGGATCTGGAATCTTTCTCGGAATTCGGATTGTTCCAGTCAAGTACCAACGTAAACAACGAACTGATAGCGCTCCAATCTCCGGCCGTAATGACCGAGGTTGTAAAACGCCTGCAATTGGATATGAACTACACCGTTCCCGGCCGATTCCACCGGCGGGTCGCCTATGGTCCGACCCTTCCGGTCAGCGTCTCGATAAATGATCTGTCCGAGAAGGAATCTGCCGGTTTCACCTTACGGGTACAGCCGGACAGCACCGTCCATCTGACCGATTTCACCCGCAACGGCAATGAATTCGACGACGAGATCTCCGGAAAGTTATCCGACACAATAACCACTCCTCTAGGAATACTGAGAATAGAGGCCACGCCTTACTACAAAAGCAAAGAACCTTATACGTTGTATGTCTTTCGCAGCAGCCTGCACGGAACGGTGGGGCAGTACTCCTCGAATCTGTCCGTAGCCCTGAGCAACGAAAAGACGTCGATCGTCAACCTTACATTCAAGGATTATTCCATCCAGCGGGCCGAGGACATTCTCAACACACTGATCTCGGTCTACAACGAGAACTGGGTGAAAGACAAGAACCAGATCGCAATCAGCACCTCAATGTTTATCAACGAACGTTTGAGAGTGATCGAGCGGGAACTCGGAAACGTGGACGAGGATATTTCGTCGTACAAGAGCGAACATCTGCTACCGGACGTGCAGGCGGCCTCCAGTATGTACATGGCGCAGAGCAGCCAGACGAACGCCCTGATCCTCACGCTGAACAACCAGCTTTACATGACCCGGTACATCCGGAACTACCTGACTAACGATGCTAATAAGAACCAGCTACTGCCGGCGAACTCGGGCATCGAGAGCACCAACATCGAATCACAGATCGCAGAATACAACAAACAGTTATTGCAGCGCAATAGTCTGGTCGCCAACAGCAGCACGCAGAACCCGCTGGTCGTGGATATGGATCAGGCACTGACCGCCATGCGGCATGCCATCGTCCAGTCCATCGACAATCAGATCGTGACGCTGAATGCACAGATCGAGAGTTTGCAGCAGAGCGAACAGCAGACGACATCCCGCATCGCAGCCAATCCCACCCAAGCGAAATACCTGCTTTCGGTGGAGCGCCAGCAGAAAGTAAAGGAGGCGCTGTATCTGTTCCTGCTGCAAAAACGCGAAGAAAACGAGCTCTCGCAGGCATTCACGGCATATAATACCCGCATCGTCACCCCTCCGGGCGGCAGTATGCTACCGACAGCCCCAGTCCGGAAAAACATCCTGCTGGTGGCGATCGCATTGGGACTGTTTATCCCGATAGTCATCATCTTCCTGCGGGAGAATATGAACACGAGAATCCGGGGGCGCAAGGACCTGGAAAGCGTGACCGTGCCGTTCATCGGTGAGATTCCGCTCTTTACCCGCCGAAAAACGGGTTTGTTCAAGAACAAAACCGCCGATGTGAAAGCCGTCGTGGTCAGGGAGGGATGCCGCGACATCATCAACGAGGCTTTCCGGGTGCTGCGCACCAATTTGGAATTCATGACCGGCAAAGACAAAAAGTCGAATGTCATCGTCATAACCTCATTCAATCCGGGCAGCGGCAAATCATTCCTGACGATGAATATTGCCGTAAGTCTTGCCATCAAGAAAAAGAAAGTGCTGGTTATCGACGGCGATCTGCGTCACGGTTCCAGTTCCGCCTATGTCGGTTCGCCCAAACCGGGACTGAGCGACTATCTGAACGGGCGCGTGGAACGTCTTACCGACATCATCGTGACCGATACAAACCACAAGTATCTGAATATTCTGCCCGTGGGCACCATACCGCCCAATCCGACCGAACTGTTGTTCGATGATCGGTTGAAACAAACGATCGATACCGTAAGGGAGCAATACGACTACATACTGATCGACTGTCCGCCGATCGAACTGGTCGCCGATACGCAGATCATCGAAAAACTGGCCGACCGGACCATCTTCGTGATCCGTGCCGGGCTGCTCGAACGGAGCATGCTTGTTGAACTGGAAAAGATTTACGACGAGAAAAAGTACAAGAATATGTCCATGATCCTGAACGGCACCGAAGGAGTCGGGGGACGTTACGGATACAGATACGGCTACCGTTATGGTTATCATTACGGTTACGGCTCAGGATATCACTATGGCTCCGATGAGACGCGGGGGGGGGAAATGGCTGGTTATTAA
- a CDS encoding polysaccharide biosynthesis/export family protein gives MRIKNILWLSAATVLFSSCATPKIAYLQDMQPGTAEKVLNTTEIRVRPEDKISILVNSKDPLLANLFNLPIVSRQIGTTSSASSSNSQGISGYTVNKDGNIDFPVLGPVHVAGMTREEIAAHIKHELISQDLVKDPVVTVEFLNLTVSVLGEVVHPGRFNIDKDRLTLLDAISMAGDLTVYGKRDNVLVQRDEDGKKVLYKVNLNSGHDLYASPVYYLQQNDIIYVEPNSVRARQATVNGNNVRSASFWMSLASLLTTITVLIVK, from the coding sequence ATGAGAATCAAAAACATCCTATGGTTATCGGCCGCAACAGTGCTGTTCAGTTCATGCGCCACTCCGAAAATCGCCTATCTCCAAGATATGCAGCCGGGGACGGCGGAGAAAGTGTTGAACACCACGGAAATTCGGGTGCGTCCGGAAGACAAGATCTCCATATTGGTCAACAGCAAAGATCCGCTATTGGCCAATCTGTTCAATCTTCCCATCGTATCCCGACAAATCGGAACGACCTCGTCCGCTTCGTCTTCAAATAGCCAAGGCATATCCGGATACACGGTAAACAAGGACGGCAACATCGACTTTCCGGTATTGGGTCCGGTCCATGTGGCCGGCATGACCCGCGAAGAGATCGCCGCCCACATAAAACATGAGTTGATCTCGCAGGACCTGGTCAAAGACCCGGTCGTAACGGTCGAGTTCTTGAACCTTACCGTCTCGGTTTTAGGCGAAGTCGTCCATCCCGGACGTTTCAATATCGACAAGGACCGATTGACACTGCTGGATGCCATCAGCATGGCCGGGGACCTCACGGTCTACGGCAAACGGGACAACGTACTGGTCCAGCGTGACGAGGACGGGAAAAAAGTGCTCTATAAAGTCAACCTGAATTCGGGACACGACCTCTACGCATCTCCGGTCTATTACCTGCAACAGAACGACATCATATATGTCGAGCCCAATTCCGTGCGGGCACGGCAGGCAACCGTGAACGGGAACAACGTCCGTTCCGCGTCTTTCTGGATGTCGCTGGCTTCGCTGCTGACAACCATCACCGTATTAATCGTGAAATAA
- a CDS encoding MraY family glycosyltransferase, protein MSPLYSIFIPFFISLFLVGWIHPRLVKIALLKNIVDNPDARKLQRTPVPVLGGVAVFFGIVIGIGSVGGVVNSSGLLIVIMAMMAMLYTGTMDDILNLSPALRFLIEILVVLLLIHVGGYCIDDFHGLWGIGQIPRWIAVPLTVIASVGIINAINLIDGVNGLSSGFCILACMMFGTLFYLSGCVKMTLLAVVSIGALIPFFFHNVFGKTSRMFIGDGGTLVMGTVMSVFVIEILRTDSPCVTFLGENVGLVPFTLAVLCIPVFDTLRVMSTRILKGTSPFHPDKTHLHHMFIGLGASHMATTLAILSLNVSVVLCWWLLERLGASIDVQLYAVVGMSLLATFGLYHFMQWHLDHDTKLLRKIRRIGYGIHISRTRSFIWLQKVIDRI, encoded by the coding sequence ATGTCGCCTCTTTACAGCATTTTTATTCCGTTCTTCATCTCCCTGTTCCTTGTCGGCTGGATACATCCCCGCTTGGTCAAGATCGCCTTGCTGAAAAACATCGTGGACAATCCGGACGCACGCAAATTGCAACGCACTCCGGTCCCTGTTCTGGGTGGTGTCGCCGTCTTCTTCGGTATTGTAATCGGCATCGGAAGCGTCGGAGGAGTCGTGAACAGCTCGGGGTTGCTGATCGTCATCATGGCCATGATGGCGATGCTCTACACCGGGACAATGGACGATATCCTGAACCTTTCCCCGGCCCTGCGGTTCCTGATCGAAATCCTCGTCGTACTGTTGTTGATCCATGTAGGAGGCTACTGTATCGACGATTTCCATGGATTATGGGGCATCGGCCAAATTCCCCGATGGATAGCCGTTCCGCTGACCGTTATCGCTTCCGTGGGAATCATCAACGCCATCAACCTGATCGATGGCGTGAACGGTCTCTCTTCGGGATTCTGCATTTTGGCCTGCATGATGTTCGGCACGTTGTTCTACCTGTCGGGATGTGTGAAAATGACGCTTCTGGCAGTGGTGTCGATCGGGGCATTGATCCCGTTCTTTTTCCACAATGTCTTCGGGAAGACATCGCGGATGTTCATCGGTGACGGCGGTACACTGGTAATGGGAACCGTCATGTCGGTCTTCGTGATCGAGATTCTGCGCACAGACTCTCCCTGCGTGACTTTTCTGGGGGAGAACGTGGGGCTGGTCCCCTTCACGCTCGCCGTACTATGCATTCCCGTTTTCGATACGCTGCGCGTCATGTCGACACGCATTCTGAAAGGGACATCGCCGTTCCATCCCGATAAAACGCACCTGCATCACATGTTTATCGGATTGGGGGCCTCCCACATGGCGACAACACTGGCTATTTTGTCCCTGAACGTATCGGTAGTCCTGTGCTGGTGGTTATTGGAGAGGTTGGGCGCCTCGATCGACGTACAGTTGTATGCCGTCGTAGGAATGAGTTTGCTGGCCACATTCGGGCTGTATCATTTCATGCAATGGCACTTGGATCACGATACGAAATTGCTGCGTAAAATCCGTCGGATAGGGTACGGAATACACATCAGCCGCACCCGAAGCTTCATTTGGTTACAGAAAGTGATCGACAGAATTTAA
- a CDS encoding transcriptional regulator: MRDIHVVRWYVMVLPSCHKGPAKGLQEELKRRRRNGEPLFEYFAPSYVEVKKQDGGFVETRRPLLYNYVFVHASEYEIYRMKQWLPQYNFLPRIKDGKHEYHPYLSEDAMRNLQWIADSYSNVVPVYTPKPERLIKGDRIRITEGQFKGAEASVIIQPGAGKRDIMVCVENYMWIPLLRVQPGQYEVIALNDDGKHVYTRLENDRLLLKLHEALGRFYHQEGGATEADRKLAAETVKQYGSLRMDSDIMRSKLYALLLPAHTILGNREETEKLIGTLQSMLPLIKAEQSRALLLTTLYGCTNSCLYHTQAHEIIDKWRQEENPKKSKAQLIQRLDDYDRWLGH; the protein is encoded by the coding sequence ATGAGGGATATTCATGTCGTCAGGTGGTATGTGATGGTGCTTCCCTCCTGCCACAAAGGTCCGGCAAAAGGGTTGCAAGAGGAACTCAAACGCCGCCGCAGAAACGGAGAGCCATTATTCGAGTATTTCGCACCTTCGTATGTGGAGGTGAAAAAGCAAGACGGCGGGTTTGTCGAAACCCGTCGCCCGTTGCTGTATAACTATGTATTCGTCCACGCCTCGGAATACGAGATTTACCGGATGAAACAATGGCTGCCCCAATACAATTTCCTGCCCCGCATTAAAGACGGAAAACACGAATATCATCCCTATCTCTCCGAGGACGCGATGAGGAACCTGCAATGGATAGCCGATTCATACTCCAATGTGGTCCCCGTCTATACGCCGAAACCGGAGCGACTTATCAAAGGTGACCGAATACGCATCACCGAAGGACAGTTCAAAGGAGCCGAAGCCAGCGTTATTATCCAACCCGGCGCCGGAAAGCGGGATATCATGGTCTGCGTGGAGAACTACATGTGGATTCCGTTACTGCGTGTACAACCCGGCCAATATGAGGTCATCGCCCTGAACGACGACGGCAAACACGTCTACACCCGGCTGGAAAACGATCGTCTGCTTTTAAAACTACACGAGGCATTAGGGCGTTTCTACCATCAGGAAGGCGGAGCAACCGAAGCCGACCGCAAACTGGCCGCCGAAACAGTGAAACAATACGGCAGTCTGCGCATGGATTCCGACATCATGCGCAGTAAACTCTACGCATTGCTGCTCCCGGCTCATACGATATTGGGCAATCGTGAGGAAACCGAAAAACTGATCGGGACCCTTCAGTCGATGCTCCCGCTCATCAAGGCGGAACAATCCCGCGCCTTGCTTCTCACCACGCTTTACGGATGCACGAACAGTTGCCTGTACCACACCCAAGCGCATGAGATCATCGACAAGTGGCGGCAGGAAGAAAATCCCAAAAAGAGCAAAGCCCAACTTATCCAGCGTTTGGACGACTATGACCGCTGGCTGGGGCACTGA
- a CDS encoding site-specific integrase, which translates to MHRTTFNVIFFCKKTKVTKKGKAPIYARITTSGRATEVHTQCQIEPERWNQRLERSLYKDEIDQRINSIIASYRANILAAYDQLLKENKTPDCFSIKQRLISSSGSRMFLSEFSKYCDKRQKEVGTRITQLTANKYHRLLRYLTEYTKQQYRKDDLPLDMIGYEYIDGLNTFMQTAHNCKNNGAVNLLCCLKNFILYAIRNEWIEKNPFRYYKMKVDRTNVKVPLTKEELDTLLKNPMPNDRLDRIRDVFCFCALTGLAFTDADHLQREHITTDEQGMQWIHKPREKTSVMSRVPLLPQAVRILQKYESDETCKSRGKLLPVPSNSKMNAYLKELAGICNIPKNLTTHCARHTFATLAIEYGMPIDIIAKILGHTNTNMTRRYAKISEANISREMRKIGEVLTA; encoded by the coding sequence ATGCACAGAACGACATTCAACGTGATTTTCTTCTGCAAGAAGACCAAAGTAACGAAAAAGGGCAAAGCGCCCATTTACGCCCGCATCACGACCTCCGGCCGTGCGACCGAAGTCCACACCCAGTGCCAGATCGAACCGGAACGCTGGAACCAGCGTCTCGAACGCTCGCTTTACAAAGACGAGATAGACCAGCGAATCAACAGCATTATCGCCAGCTACCGGGCCAATATTCTCGCGGCCTATGACCAACTCCTCAAAGAGAATAAAACTCCGGACTGCTTTTCGATCAAACAACGGCTAATCAGCTCCTCCGGTTCGCGGATGTTCCTGTCCGAATTTTCAAAGTACTGCGACAAACGGCAGAAGGAGGTCGGGACCCGCATCACCCAGCTTACGGCAAACAAGTACCACCGGCTGCTGCGCTACCTGACCGAATATACCAAACAACAGTACCGCAAAGACGACCTGCCGCTGGATATGATCGGCTACGAATATATCGACGGTCTGAATACCTTTATGCAAACAGCACACAACTGCAAGAACAACGGTGCGGTCAACCTGTTGTGCTGTCTGAAAAACTTTATCCTTTATGCGATAAGAAACGAATGGATCGAAAAGAATCCGTTCCGGTACTATAAGATGAAGGTGGACCGGACGAACGTCAAGGTTCCGCTGACGAAAGAGGAACTGGATACCTTATTGAAAAATCCGATGCCCAACGACAGATTGGACCGCATCCGGGACGTATTCTGTTTCTGCGCCCTGACAGGCCTGGCCTTTACGGATGCGGACCACTTGCAGCGGGAGCATATCACCACGGACGAGCAGGGAATGCAATGGATTCACAAGCCCCGAGAAAAAACGTCGGTGATGAGTAGGGTGCCGTTGCTGCCGCAGGCCGTCCGGATTCTGCAAAAATACGAGTCCGACGAAACCTGCAAATCCCGGGGCAAACTATTGCCCGTTCCCTCCAACTCAAAGATGAATGCCTACTTGAAGGAACTGGCCGGGATATGCAATATCCCGAAAAATTTGACGACACACTGCGCCCGTCATACGTTCGCTACGCTGGCGATTGAATACGGCATGCCGATCGACATCATCGCCAAGATTCTGGGCCATACGAATACGAACATGACGCGAAGGTATGCGAAAATCTCGGAAGCGAACATCAGTCGGGAGATGCGAAAGATCGGGGAGGTGCTGACGGCATAA
- a CDS encoding lipocalin family protein translates to MKKILLFVTAIFITTSFFACSDDDKNEENSIVGKWEYTHLTGYDNGVIVVDKDIPKDDEPMHYLTFNSNGTWTEEYPNSGHTSKGTYSISGDKLTKIYHDDKDDGYTEQSVIEMMNSTTLNIIDIDEEDGYNGKEVRTYKRI, encoded by the coding sequence ATGAAAAAGATTCTCTTATTTGTAACTGCTATCTTTATAACGACTTCATTTTTCGCTTGTTCTGATGATGACAAAAATGAAGAAAATTCAATCGTTGGTAAGTGGGAATACACGCATCTTACAGGCTACGATAATGGTGTGATTGTCGTAGATAAAGATATTCCCAAAGACGACGAACCGATGCACTATCTGACATTTAATAGTAATGGAACTTGGACGGAGGAATACCCGAATTCAGGGCATACGTCAAAAGGGACATACTCAATAAGTGGGGATAAACTTACGAAAATTTATCACGACGATAAAGACGACGGTTATACCGAGCAGTCAGTTATCGAAATGATGAACTCCACAACGCTTAACATTATCGACATCGACGAGGAAGACGGTTACAACGGGAAAGAGGTTCGTACTTATAAGCGCATCTGA
- a CDS encoding lipocalin-like domain-containing protein — MKKMLLLAAVMFAAVTFSACSDDDDNKIDPNQIAGTWQITLIEGWSVNNDGIRDEWSDSYPAIDDDDYYWTYTFDGHGKMKRVSYTNQSVNNSKNGTYTMSNNVLTIVEKDGDYEEMQEFQIKKLTSSQLILFERRIDPEFTEEDTYTYKKINR, encoded by the coding sequence ATGAAAAAGATGCTTTTACTTGCCGCCGTTATGTTTGCGGCTGTTACGTTCTCGGCCTGCTCCGATGATGATGACAACAAGATTGACCCTAATCAAATTGCGGGAACGTGGCAAATCACCCTCATTGAGGGGTGGAGTGTCAATAACGATGGGATACGAGATGAATGGTCTGATTCATATCCTGCAATAGATGATGACGATTATTATTGGACTTATACCTTTGACGGGCATGGAAAAATGAAAAGGGTAAGCTATACGAATCAAAGCGTCAATAATTCAAAAAACGGAACATATACGATGTCTAATAATGTACTGACAATCGTAGAAAAGGATGGAGATTATGAAGAAATGCAGGAATTTCAAATCAAAAAACTCACATCTTCTCAACTCATATTATTTGAACGCAGAATCGACCCCGAATTTACAGAAGAAGATACCTATACCTACAAAAAAATAAATAGATAA
- a CDS encoding lipocalin-like domain-containing protein, which yields MKKLFLLVALFATTAFVACSDDDDKVQINLDELVGTWRYTHSVGYEIDEGVKDEWNEDMNDAQIYFVFNSDNTGSYKEMDSSESIDYSVSSNNKLTVRYSQYGDPQTFTIKELTASTLKLEYHEKGDGWEEYELKIFSKR from the coding sequence ATGAAAAAGTTGTTTCTATTGGTGGCTCTATTCGCCACAACTGCCTTTGTCGCCTGTTCCGATGACGACGATAAAGTGCAAATCAATTTGGATGAACTTGTCGGAACGTGGCGTTACACACATTCCGTCGGTTATGAAATCGACGAGGGTGTAAAAGACGAGTGGAACGAGGACATGAACGATGCGCAAATCTATTTCGTGTTCAATTCCGATAATACTGGGTCTTACAAGGAAATGGATTCATCGGAAAGCATCGACTATTCGGTGTCGTCCAATAATAAACTGACGGTGCGATATAGCCAATACGGCGACCCGCAAACCTTTACAATTAAGGAACTGACGGCATCGACCCTTAAATTGGAGTACCACGAAAAGGGTGATGGTTGGGAAGAATACGAACTTAAAATATTCAGCAAACGATGA